The Pan paniscus chromosome 1, NHGRI_mPanPan1-v2.0_pri, whole genome shotgun sequence genome has a segment encoding these proteins:
- the ACKR1 gene encoding atypical chemokine receptor 1 yields the protein MGNCLHRAELSPSTENSSQLDFEDVWNSSYGVNDSFPDGDYDANLEAAAPCHSCNLLDDSALPFFILTSVLGILASSTVLFMLFRPLFRWQLCPGWPVLAQLAVGSALFSIVVPILAPGLGSTRSSALCSLGYCVWYGSAFAQALLLGCHASLGHRLGAGQVPGLTLGLTVGIWGVAALLTLPVTLASGASGGLCTLIYSTELKALQATHTVACLAIFVLLPLGLFGTKGLKKALGMGPGPWMNILWAWFIFWWPHGVVLGLDFLVRSKLLLLSTCLAQQALDLLLNLAEALAILHCVATPLLLALFCHQATRTLLPSLPLPEGWSSHLDTLGSKS from the exons ATGGGGAACTGTCTGCACAGG GCGGAGCTCTCCCCCTCAACTGAGAACTCAAGTCAGCTGGACTTCGAAGATGTATGGAATTCTTCCTATGGTGTGAATGATTCCTTCCCAGATGGAGACTACGATGCCAACCTGGAAGCAGCTGCCCCCTGCCACTCCTGTAACCTGCTGGATGACTCTGCACTGCCCTTCTTCATCCTCACCAGTGTCCTGGGTATCCTAGCTAGCAGCACTGTCCTCTTCATGCTTTTCAGACCTCTCTTCCGCTGGCAGCTCTGCCCTGGCTGGCCTGTCCTGGCACAGTTGGCTGTGGGCAGTGCCCTCTTCAGCATTGTGGTGCCCATCTTGGCCCCAGGGCTAGGTAGCACTCGCAGCTCTGCCCTGTGTAGCCTGGGCTACTGTGTCTGGTATGGCTCAGCCTTTGCCCAGGCTTTGCTGCTAGGGTGCCATGcctccctgggccacagactgggTGCAGGCCAGGTCCCAGGCCTCACCCTGGGGCTCACTGTGGGAATTTGGGGAGTGGCTGCCCTACTGACACTGCCTGTCACCCTGGCCAGTGGTGCTTCTGGTGGACTCTGCACCCTGATATACAGCACGGAGCTGaaggctttgcaggccacacaCACTGTAGCCTGTCTTGCCATCTTTGTCTTGTTGCCATTGGGTTTGTTTGGAACCAAGGGGCTGAAGAAGGCATTGGGTATGGGGCCAGGCCCCTGGATGAATATCCTGTGGGCCTGGTTTATTTTCTGGTGGCCTCATGGGGTGGTTCTAGGACTGGATTTCCTGGTGAGGTCCAAGCTGTTGCTGTTGTCAACATGTCTGGCCCAGCAGGCTCTGGACCTGCTGCTGAACCTGGCAGAAGCCCTGGCAATTTTGCACTGTGTGGCTACGCCCCTGCTCCTCGCCCTATTCTGCCACCAGGCCACCCGCACCCTCTTGccctctctgcccctccctgaAGGATGGTCTTCTCATCTGGACACCCTTGGAAGCAAATCCTAG